The Microlunatus soli genome contains the following window.
TGAGAACAACGTGATCACCTACAACAAGACCTACTTCGACAAGCAGGGGATCAAGCTCCCCGACACGTTCGACAACCTGATCCAACTCGCCAATGATCTGACCAACCGCTCCGAGAACCGGTACGGGATCGCCACCCGCGGATCGAAGTCGTGGGCGACCATCCACCCGGGCTTCATGACGCAGTTCACCCGGGAGGGCGGTAAGGACTACCGCGTCCAGGGCGATCGGCTCGAGGCGGTGATGAACTCGCCGAAAGCCGCCGCGTTCACCGGCAAATGGGTGGATCTGATGCGCACCGCCGGCCCGACCGGGTGGACCAGCTACGACTATCCGCAGGCCACCGGTGATCTTGGTGACGGGGTGGCGATGATGGTCTACGACGCCGACTCCGCGACCTACCCGAAGAACCGAAAGGGAGCGAGCAAGGAGGCCGGGCATCTGGGCTGGTACGCCGGCCCGGCCGGCCCGGACGGCAACTACAAGACCAACCTGTGGACCTGGACGTGGGCGATGAACGCCCAGTCCGAACACAAGCTCGCCGGCTGGCTCTTCATGCAGTGGGTCACCGGCAAACAGTCGATGAGCAAGGCGGTGAAGGGTGGGATGTACGCCGACCCGGTCCGCAAATCGGTGTTCGACGCGGACTTCAAGAAACAGCTCGGCGACTTCCCCGGCTACCTGGAGGCGTTCGAGACGGTGATCGACCAGTCGACGATCCAGTTCACTCCGCAGAAGCAGTTCTTCGCGACCACCGAGGACTGGGCGGTCGCGTTGCAGGACATCTACGGCGGCGACGAGGCGGCCAGCCGGCTGGACAGTCTGGCCAAGGCGAGTACCTCCAAGGTCAACCTGGTTGAGGGGAGTTGATCATGGCTAATCCTTCGACAAGCTCAGGACCCTTGACCGAGGCGACAAGCTCAGGACCCTCGAGCGAAGCGCGCCGCAGGCCGCCGGAGATTCCGGCCTGGCGGCGGAAGCTGTGGCCCTACCTGTTGAGTGTGCCGGCGGTGTTGATCATCATCGGCATCCTGTACCCGTTCGTGTTGGGCGCGATCTACTCCTTCCTGAACTATGCGGCGGTGAACCCCAACCCGAAGTTCGTGGGCTTAAGGAACTTCGGCTCGGTGCTGACCGATCCGACCTTCTGGGGCAGCGTGTTCCTGACCCTGGCCTTCGCCGTCGTCGCCACCGCCGTGGAGACGGTGCTCGGAGTGGCGATCGCCCTGCTGCTGAACAGATCCAGTTTGATCGGGCGGATCTTCGAGCGCGTGTTGATCTTGCCGCTGATGATCGCGCCGGTGATTGCCGGGGTGATCTGGAAGCTGATGTTCAACCCGCAGTTCGGCATCCTGAACCATGTCCTCGGACTGGGGTCGACCTTCGACTGGCTGAGCAAGCAGAACGCGTTCGCCTCGATCGTGTTGGTCGACCTGTGGATCTTCACCCCGTTCGTGGCGATTCTGGTGCTGGCCGGCATCCGGTCACTGCCGAAGGAACCGTTCGAAGCCAGTTCCGTCGACGGCGCGAGCTGGTTCTACATGTTCCGTCGGCTGATGCTGCCGATGATGTGGCCGTACATCCTGGTGGCGGTGATCTTCCGGTTCATGGACAACCTGAAGGTGTTCGACGCGATCTATGTGCTGACCGCCGGCGGCCCCGGGGTCGCTACCCGGACGCTGCAGATCGGCGCCTTCGAGGACTCGATCATCCGCTTCGACTACTCCCGTGGATCGACCTACATGTTCATCCTCTGGATCATCGTGTTCATCACCGCTCGCTACCTGGTGAAGGCGCTGGGCAAGGCCCAGGCGCGAGCCGCCGGATCGGAGTCCTGAGATGGCTGCCCGTGAGCTGCTTCCCGGCCAACGCCGCTTCACGCCTGCCGCCGTCGGTGCCGATCTGGCGATCCTGATCTGGTTCGTCTTCTCGCTGTTCCCGATCCTGTGGATGATCCTGCTCGCGTTGAAGACGCCGGCAGAACAGACCACCACCTACTTCCGGTTCACCCCGACCCTGGAGAACTTCGCCACCGTGCTCAGCCAGCGCGGCACCGACCTGACCAGCGTCGACTACAAGGCAGCGCTCCTGACCAGCGTGCTGAACTGCGCCGGTGCGGTGATCGTCTCGTTGGTGATCGGCATCCCGGCCGCGTATGCCGCCGGCCGCTGGAAATACAAGGGCTCCAACGACCTGATGTTCCAGATGCTGTCGTTCCGATTCGCCCCGGAGCTGATGGTGATCGTGCCGTTGTTCGTGATCTACAACCAGACCGGTCTGTTCGACACCAAGGTCGGGATGATCTGGGTGCTGCAGTTGGTCACGATGCCGTTGGTGGTGTGGATCCTGCGGTCCTATTTCCAGGACATGCCGGCCGATCTGGAGCAGGCCGCGCTGCTGGACGGCTACACCCGCAAACGCGCGTTCGTGATGGTCGCCCTGCCGTTGGTGCGGCCGGGGATCGCTGCGGCCGCGCTGCTGGCGTTCATCTTCGCCTGGAACAACTACGTGTTCCCGTTGATCCTGTCCGATACCAACGCCAGCACGGTGACCGTGGCGATCACCAAGTTCCTCGGCGGTGGCGGGCAGGCCTACTACAACCTCACCGCGGCCGCGGCGGTGATCGGGGCACTGCCGCCGTTGGTGCTGGCGCTGACGATCCAGCGATACCTGGTGCAGGGACTTTCCTTCGGGGCGGTGAAGAGCTGATGGCACGACTGCAGTTGGACGGGCTGACCAAGCACTACGGCAAGACCGTCGGTATCGATGATCTGTCCTTGGACATCGAGGACGGCGAGTTCTTCGTGATCCTGGGCCCGTCGGGAGCCGGCAAGACGACGACGCTGAAGTCGATCGCCGGGCTGGTCGATGTCGATCATGGTTCGGTGCACATCGGCGATGTCGATATGACCTTGGTGGAGCCGTACCACCGCAATGTCGCGATGGCGTTCGAGTCCTATGCGTTGTATCCGCAGAAGACGGTCGCGGAGAATCTGGCGTCGCCGCTGCGGTCCGGCCGAACCGGCCGCTACACCGCGGCCGAGCAGCAGCAGCGGATCGATCAGGTGACGACGGCGTTGGGGATCAATCAACTGCAGGGCAGGTTTCCGCGCGAGTTGTCCAACGGTCAACGGCAGCGCACCGCGCTCGGTCGGGTGCTGGTGCGGCCGGCCGACGTGTACCTGCTGGACGAGCCGTTGTCCCACCTGGACGCCAAGCTGCGGGCCGAGATGCGGGTAGAGCTCAAGCAGCTCGGTTCGATGACCAGCACCACGACGGTCTACGTCACCCACGACTATCAGGAGGCGCTGGCGCTGGCCGACCGGATCGCGGTGATCAAGGAAGGCCGACTGATCCAACTCGGCACCCCGGAACAGATCTGGCGGCAGCCGGCCAACATCTTCGTCGCCCGCTCGCTGGGGCAGCCGGAGATCAACCATTACGACGCCGAATTGGTCGACGGTCGGTTGGTGGTGGCCGGATCGGAGATCGTGGTGCCGGTCGACCCGTCGCTGGGACTGACCACCGGATCCGTTGCCAGACTGGGGATCCGGCCCTGCGACGTGACCGTCCGGTCCAGCGGCGAGGCAACGCCCGACGGTGCTGTGGTGCTGTCCGGCAGGGTGGTGCTGGCCGAACGACTCGGGCGGCAGATCGAGTTGACCGTCGACATCGGCGGCTCCTGGCTGATCGCGCTGACCGGTGGTGCTGGCGTCGTCGACGAAGGAGCCGAGGTGACGGTGACACTGCCGGCCACCGACGTCCACGTGTTCTCCGCCGACGGTGCGGTGGACGAGGCGGCCCGGCTCGGCAGTGCCGCGGGTGTTGATCAACAATCACGATCTGGGGGACAGCGATGAGCACCGGCACCGGACTCGGCGGCGCGACGGCGCAGCCGCTGACCTTGAGCAAGCTGGACAAGGTCTACTCCAGCCGCGGCCGGGAGAGCTTCCACGCGGTGAAGGCGATGGACCTGGCCGTCCAGCCCGGCGAGTTGATCGCGCTGCTCGGACCGTCCGGCTGCGGCAAGACGACAACGCTGCGGATGATCGCCGGGCTGGAGACGGTGACCGGCGGATCGATCATGATCGGTGATCGGGAGATCAGCCAGCTGCCGCCGGGCAAACGCAATGTGGGCGTCGGATTCGAGTCCTACGCGCTCTACCCGCCACTCTCGGTCCGGGAGAATCTCGGCTACGGCTTGAAGGCTCGCAAGGATCCGCAGGCGGCGGAGCGGGTGCAGGCGATCGCCGACCGGCTGGAGATGGCCGACCTTCTCGATCTTCGTCCGGCCGGGCTGTCCAGTGGTCAGAAGCAGCGGGTCGCGTTGGCCCGGGCGCTGGTCCGCAACCCGCCGGTGCTGTTGTTGGACGAGCCGCTGTCGCATCTGGACGCCTCGGCCCGCAACCGGGTCCGGCGCGAGTTGAAGGTGCTGCAACGCGAGTTCGGCTACACCACCATCGTCGTCACCCATGATCAGGTCGAGGCGCTCAGCCTGGCCGATCGACTCGCGGTGATGAACGCCGGTGTGATCCAGCAGTTCGGCACCCCGGACGAGGTCTTCGACGATCCGGCCAATCTGTTCGTGGCGACCTTCGTCGGCGAACCGCAGATCAACATCATCGACGGCGTCCTCACCGGCGATGGCACCGTCCGACTGGGCAGCGGCACGCTGCCGATCACGATCACCGATCAGTCCGCGGAACGCAGCGTCAAGGTCGGCATCCGTCCTGCCGACGCGGCGCTCGGTACGGCCGGCGACGCGGGCAGCAGCGACGGGCTGGCGGTCACCGTACGGTTCTACGAGCACCTGATGGAATTCGGGCTGGCCACCGTGGACATCCCCGGGGTCGATGCCCGGACGGTGATCCAGACCCCGGCGGTCCAGCGGCTGGCACCCGGCGACCAGGTCACCCTCACCGCCCCGGCCGACCGGATCTACCTCTTCGACCCGACCTCCGGCGACCGCATCCGCTGACTCCTGCCTCCCCTGACTGCAGCTGAGTGGATGTCCTCCGCGGCTGCTACTCGGCGGTCGGCGGTCGGGCGACTCCAGTGGATTGTCGGATCGTCAGCGCTGCCGGCACCGACTCGATCTCCCGCGCGACCTCGGCTGCCACCGCAAGTTCGACGGCGAGCCGGCCGAGCTGTCGCTCGTCGGATCGGATCGCCGTCGGGTGAGGAGTGAACAGCGTTGTGGCGAAGGAGTCGTCCAACCCGACCACGCTGACGTCTTCGGGTACTCGGAGGCCGCGTTCGATGAGGCGATTGATGAGTCCCATGGCCATCAGCGCGTTGAAGGCGAAGACGCAGTGTCCGCCGTCGAGCCAGAGTTGTTCGGCGGCGGCTCGTCCGCCGTCGTAGTCGGCGGCGTACGGACCGGTGGTGCGCAGCTCCAGCCCGGCTCGGGCACACGCATCGGCCAACTTCCCGGCCCGAGACCGGCTCGCCCACGAGTCCTCCGGGCCGGCGACATAGGTGACGTCGCGATGCCCGAGCGACTTCACGTGGGTGACCGCGCTGCCGATCGCATCTCGAGTGTCGATGTAGGCCCCGCGAAGGCCGTCCAACGGTCGATGCACGGTCACCAGCCGAACATCACCGGCAAGGTCCCGAAGCTCGGACTCCGCCATCCGCGGGGAACTGATGACGATCGCCTCGACGATCGTGATGATCGATCGCGCCTCGGAGCTCTCGTTGTTGCGCGATTCGTTCGTGTCGATCAGCAGGATGGCGTGCCCGCGGCGAGAGGCCTCGTACTCGGCCCCGCTGACGAATTCGGCGAGAGTCGGATTCCGGATGTCCGGCACCAGGAGACCGAGGACACCCGGGACCCGGGTCGGCAGCTCAGGGCGATATCCGAGGCCCTCCGCCGCGGCCAGAACGGCCTGCCTGGTCTCGTGGCTGAGGAGCTCGGGGTGGGCCAACGCGCGCGCGGCCGTCGACGGGGATACTCCTGCAGCGCGAGCGAGGGCGCGGACCGAGGGCCGGCCGCGGCCGTCCAATTGCTTGCCTGCCAACGCTTCGCCCTTCGTGAGTCCGCTCGCCCGGTTGCCCGCCGTCCACCGGAGCGTTCACCCCAAGGATCTCATCTGGGGTCGGTGGCACGAATCGTGTCGGCCCGGCGAGCGCCTGATACAGTCTGACACTGTGTCATCGTCAATATCTCAACTGCCCACAGTGACGTCCCGCGAGTCGGCGATCAGCCGGGAGGAGACCGATCTTCGGCTCCGGCAGGTCCGGCAGGCGCTCGGCAGGCACGGCTTCACTGCTCTGCTCGCCTACGCCGACTGTTGGCGCTCGTCCAACATCGGCGTCTTCACCGACTTTCGGCCGGTCGACGGCGTCGGCGAGTACGCCCAGGGACTGCTGCTGATCCCGATCGACGACGACCCGACCCTGTATGTCGCAGCCGGGGCCCGCGGATGGGCTCGTGCGGTCTTCCCGTACGCAGTCGGGCAGCTCTCCGATCTCGTCGACGACGTGCCTCGATGGCGGCTCACCGGCGCAATCGGCCTGGCCGGGGCCGAGCTGGTCCCCGGCACGCTGCTTGAGCCGCTGCGGGATCGACTGCGACCGCACGCGACCCTGCAGCCGACGTCGCTGTTGTCGATGGTGAAAGCTGTCAAGACGCCCCGTCAGCTTGCGTTGCTGCGGCACGCGGCGGCATTGAATGATCATGGCCTGGAAGCCGTTCGGTGCAGTATGGCGACAGGTCGGCCGCACACCGAACGGGACGTTGCCCGGATCGCCGAAGCGGCGATGATGAACGCCGGTGGCGACGGCGTCGCCTACGCGTCGATGGTGCAGGCGGGTCCCCGATCGAGCTGGAATCTCGCGCTGCCGACCGACCGCACGATCGCCGCCGGTGACATGGTGCTGACCGACATCGGAGCCCGTTACCGCGGAGTGGCAGCCGACGGCGGCCGCGGGTTCACGCTGGGTCCGGTCACCGATCGGCAACGCGACATCGTCGATGCGTCGGCAGCGGCGGTCGACGCCGGTCTCGCGGCGATCCACCCCGGACTGTCGGCCGCCGATCTGAACTCCGTGATCCAACAGGTGCTCGTCGATCGTGGCTA
Protein-coding sequences here:
- a CDS encoding carbohydrate ABC transporter permease → MAARELLPGQRRFTPAAVGADLAILIWFVFSLFPILWMILLALKTPAEQTTTYFRFTPTLENFATVLSQRGTDLTSVDYKAALLTSVLNCAGAVIVSLVIGIPAAYAAGRWKYKGSNDLMFQMLSFRFAPELMVIVPLFVIYNQTGLFDTKVGMIWVLQLVTMPLVVWILRSYFQDMPADLEQAALLDGYTRKRAFVMVALPLVRPGIAAAALLAFIFAWNNYVFPLILSDTNASTVTVAITKFLGGGGQAYYNLTAAAAVIGALPPLVLALTIQRYLVQGLSFGAVKS
- a CDS encoding ABC transporter substrate-binding protein, with the protein product MVQPRPVATRSRPSASPLGQQTTGDRRLTRRGLLRTAGLVGGAALTGSALTGCGIGGAKPAPNGAAAVTGSFDWRKAAGSTLHVLQTPHPYQQSYQPLLKEFTELTGIEVVVDLVPESSYFTKLNTELAGGSGKHDVFMLGAYFIWQYGPPHWIEDLKPWLENDSATSAEYDFDDIYEGLRKATSWDFRQGSPLGTGGQWAIPWGFENNVITYNKTYFDKQGIKLPDTFDNLIQLANDLTNRSENRYGIATRGSKSWATIHPGFMTQFTREGGKDYRVQGDRLEAVMNSPKAAAFTGKWVDLMRTAGPTGWTSYDYPQATGDLGDGVAMMVYDADSATYPKNRKGASKEAGHLGWYAGPAGPDGNYKTNLWTWTWAMNAQSEHKLAGWLFMQWVTGKQSMSKAVKGGMYADPVRKSVFDADFKKQLGDFPGYLEAFETVIDQSTIQFTPQKQFFATTEDWAVALQDIYGGDEAASRLDSLAKASTSKVNLVEGS
- a CDS encoding carbohydrate ABC transporter permease, which codes for MTEATSSGPSSEARRRPPEIPAWRRKLWPYLLSVPAVLIIIGILYPFVLGAIYSFLNYAAVNPNPKFVGLRNFGSVLTDPTFWGSVFLTLAFAVVATAVETVLGVAIALLLNRSSLIGRIFERVLILPLMIAPVIAGVIWKLMFNPQFGILNHVLGLGSTFDWLSKQNAFASIVLVDLWIFTPFVAILVLAGIRSLPKEPFEASSVDGASWFYMFRRLMLPMMWPYILVAVIFRFMDNLKVFDAIYVLTAGGPGVATRTLQIGAFEDSIIRFDYSRGSTYMFILWIIVFITARYLVKALGKAQARAAGSES
- a CDS encoding ABC transporter ATP-binding protein, producing MSTGTGLGGATAQPLTLSKLDKVYSSRGRESFHAVKAMDLAVQPGELIALLGPSGCGKTTTLRMIAGLETVTGGSIMIGDREISQLPPGKRNVGVGFESYALYPPLSVRENLGYGLKARKDPQAAERVQAIADRLEMADLLDLRPAGLSSGQKQRVALARALVRNPPVLLLDEPLSHLDASARNRVRRELKVLQREFGYTTIVVTHDQVEALSLADRLAVMNAGVIQQFGTPDEVFDDPANLFVATFVGEPQINIIDGVLTGDGTVRLGSGTLPITITDQSAERSVKVGIRPADAALGTAGDAGSSDGLAVTVRFYEHLMEFGLATVDIPGVDARTVIQTPAVQRLAPGDQVTLTAPADRIYLFDPTSGDRIR
- a CDS encoding LacI family DNA-binding transcriptional regulator yields the protein MAGKQLDGRGRPSVRALARAAGVSPSTAARALAHPELLSHETRQAVLAAAEGLGYRPELPTRVPGVLGLLVPDIRNPTLAEFVSGAEYEASRRGHAILLIDTNESRNNESSEARSIITIVEAIVISSPRMAESELRDLAGDVRLVTVHRPLDGLRGAYIDTRDAIGSAVTHVKSLGHRDVTYVAGPEDSWASRSRAGKLADACARAGLELRTTGPYAADYDGGRAAAEQLWLDGGHCVFAFNALMAMGLINRLIERGLRVPEDVSVVGLDDSFATTLFTPHPTAIRSDERQLGRLAVELAVAAEVAREIESVPAALTIRQSTGVARPPTAE
- a CDS encoding M24 family metallopeptidase; the encoded protein is MTSRESAISREETDLRLRQVRQALGRHGFTALLAYADCWRSSNIGVFTDFRPVDGVGEYAQGLLLIPIDDDPTLYVAAGARGWARAVFPYAVGQLSDLVDDVPRWRLTGAIGLAGAELVPGTLLEPLRDRLRPHATLQPTSLLSMVKAVKTPRQLALLRHAAALNDHGLEAVRCSMATGRPHTERDVARIAEAAMMNAGGDGVAYASMVQAGPRSSWNLALPTDRTIAAGDMVLTDIGARYRGVAADGGRGFTLGPVTDRQRDIVDASAAAVDAGLAAIHPGLSAADLNSVIQQVLVDRGYADHSGEAKGHGTGHGTGIDPEEEQPWIEPGNPTVLAGDMVFTLKATITVPGQGGVRTERIVRVTESGAEAFDQFPLRNHW
- a CDS encoding ABC transporter ATP-binding protein; this encodes MARLQLDGLTKHYGKTVGIDDLSLDIEDGEFFVILGPSGAGKTTTLKSIAGLVDVDHGSVHIGDVDMTLVEPYHRNVAMAFESYALYPQKTVAENLASPLRSGRTGRYTAAEQQQRIDQVTTALGINQLQGRFPRELSNGQRQRTALGRVLVRPADVYLLDEPLSHLDAKLRAEMRVELKQLGSMTSTTTVYVTHDYQEALALADRIAVIKEGRLIQLGTPEQIWRQPANIFVARSLGQPEINHYDAELVDGRLVVAGSEIVVPVDPSLGLTTGSVARLGIRPCDVTVRSSGEATPDGAVVLSGRVVLAERLGRQIELTVDIGGSWLIALTGGAGVVDEGAEVTVTLPATDVHVFSADGAVDEAARLGSAAGVDQQSRSGGQR